The Primulina tabacum isolate GXHZ01 chromosome 16, ASM2559414v2, whole genome shotgun sequence genome window below encodes:
- the LOC142530127 gene encoding CASP-like protein 4D1 encodes MASRSMLNTILFLRIFTLLALAASIVVMVINKAKEDDGSKTMFYDFIGFRYIVAVGGIGVIYTLVQIPFAIYNVAKEKRLIRNGFLQEFDFYGDKITAFLLATGVGVGFGISCEFKRAFLLSDEGKKFLNMANISTGILLAGFVSMVLLCIFSSLRWSSSNKGFFKY; translated from the exons ATGGCTAGCCGGTCTATGCTGAACACAATTCTTTTTCTGAGGATCTTCACTCTTTTGGCGTTGGCTGCCTCCATCGTGGTTATGGTCATCAACAAGGCCAAAGAAGACGATGGCTCTAAAACTATGTTCTACGACTTTATCGGTTTTAG GTACATAGTCGCAGTTGGTGGCATAGGAGTTATTTATACACTCGTTCAAATTCCATTTGCAATATATAACGTTGCAAAAGAGAAGAGGCTCATACGCAACGGATTCCTCCAAGAGTTCGACTTTTATGGAGACAAG ATAACTGCATTTCTGTTGGCAACGGGAGTTGGCGTTGGTTTCGGCATATCGTGCGAGTTTAAAAGAGCTTTTCTCCTCAGCGACGAAGGAAAGAAATTCCTAAACATGGCCAACATTTCAACTGGCATCCTCCTCGCCGGATTTGTCTCCATGGTTCTACTTTGCATATTTTCTTCGCTTCGTTGGTCTTCTTCCAATAAAGGGTTTTTCAAATATTAA
- the LOC142528852 gene encoding transcription factor E2FB-like isoform X2 produces MEEERQSEQKSSRKQLPFTSVKPPFGGVGRGGDYQHFAVDNSSRLGANQEHDEVVVVNTPPSLKRKNGIADCEVESSEQYLGPENSSTNKGLFRTPVSGKAGRAQKVPRTRKSSKAGSQTPLSIIGSPSLGSNNLTPVGPCRYDSSLGLLTKKFINLIKHAENGILDLNSAAGMLEVQKRRIYDITNVLEGIDLIEKKLKNRIKWKGLDGSRPGEDDESLSGLQKEVENLKLEDSTLDERIRETQERLRGLSEDENNQRWLFVTEDDIKNLPCFQNQTLIAIKAPHGTTLEVPDPDEGRYRIVLRSTMGRIDVYLVSQFEENFEVINTVEPQPNILETSNVNENASTQPPIEENIGNNVELQGIEAPRICSDASTSHDFVSGIINVVPYIDSIADYWLLSDADVSITDMWRTEPEID; encoded by the exons ATGGAGGAAGAGCGGCAATCGGAGCAGAAGTCTTCTAGAAAACAGTTGCCTTTTACTTCCGTGAAGCCTCCGTTTGGAGGAGTTGGAAGGGGCGGCGATTACCAGCACTTCGCGGTTGACAATTCTTCGCGCCTCGGGGCTAATCAGGAACATGATGAGGTTGTCGTCGTAAATACGCCGCCT TCATTGAAGCGGAAGAATGGAATTGCCGACTGTGAAGTGGAATCTTCAGAGCAATATTTGGGTCCCGAAAATTCTAGCACCAACAAAGGTCTTTTTCGAACTCCTGTATCTGGAAAAGCAGGAAGAGCCCAAAAGGTTCCAAGGACAAGGAAGTCTAGCAAAGCAGGTTCACAAACTCCATTGTCAATTATTG GTTCTCCATCACTGGGAAGTAACAATCTCACCCCTGTTGGTCCATGCCGTTATGATAGCTCATTAG GTCTTTTAACAAAGAAGTTCATTAATCTTATTAAGCATGCAGAAAATGGTATTCTTGATTTGAATAGTGCTGCAGGGATGTTAGAG GTACAGAAGAGGCGTATTTATGATATAACTAATGTTCTCGAAGGCATTGATCTCATAGAAAAGAAACTCAAAAACAGAATCAAGTGGAA GGGATTAGACGGCTCGAGACCTGGAGAAGATGACGAGAGTCTTTCTGGTTTACAG AAAGAAGTAGAAAATCTAAAACTTGAAGACAGCACACTAGATGAACGGATAAG AGAAACGCAGGAGAGATTGAGGGGCCTCAGTGAAGATGAAAACAATCAGAG GTGGCTTTTTGTCACAGAAGATGACATAAAAAACTTACCTTGCTTCCAG AATCAAACTCTTATAGCCATTAAAGCTCCACATGGAACCACATTAGAAGTCCCTGATCCAGATGAG GGGAGATACAGAATAGTTCTTCGAAGCACAATGGGGCGCATAGATGTTTACCTTGTCAG TCAATTCGAGGAGAATTTTGAGGTGATAAATACTGTCGAGCCCCAACCAAACATCCTTGAAACTTCAAATGTTAATGAGAATGCATCTACACAACCTCCCATTGAGGAGAACATAGGAAACAATGTCGAATTGCAGGGAATAGAAGCTCCAAGAATATGCTCAGATGCAAGTACATCACATGATTTCGTGAGTGGAATCATAAATGTCGTGCCATATATTGAC AGTATTGCTGATTATTGGCTATTGTCTGATGCGGATGTGAGCATCACCGACATGTGGAGGACAGAAC CTGAAATCGACTAG
- the LOC142528852 gene encoding transcription factor E2FB-like isoform X1: MEEERQSEQKSSRKQLPFTSVKPPFGGVGRGGDYQHFAVDNSSRLGANQEHDEVVVVNTPPSLKRKNGIADCEVESSEQYLGPENSSTNKGLFRTPVSGKAGRAQKVPRTRKSSKAGSQTPLSIIGSPSLGSNNLTPVGPCRYDSSLGLLTKKFINLIKHAENGILDLNSAAGMLEVQKRRIYDITNVLEGIDLIEKKLKNRIKWKGLDGSRPGEDDESLSGLQKEVENLKLEDSTLDERIRETQERLRGLSEDENNQRWLFVTEDDIKNLPCFQNQTLIAIKAPHGTTLEVPDPDEAVHYPQGRYRIVLRSTMGRIDVYLVSQFEENFEVINTVEPQPNILETSNVNENASTQPPIEENIGNNVELQGIEAPRICSDASTSHDFVSGIINVVPYIDSIADYWLLSDADVSITDMWRTEPEID; encoded by the exons ATGGAGGAAGAGCGGCAATCGGAGCAGAAGTCTTCTAGAAAACAGTTGCCTTTTACTTCCGTGAAGCCTCCGTTTGGAGGAGTTGGAAGGGGCGGCGATTACCAGCACTTCGCGGTTGACAATTCTTCGCGCCTCGGGGCTAATCAGGAACATGATGAGGTTGTCGTCGTAAATACGCCGCCT TCATTGAAGCGGAAGAATGGAATTGCCGACTGTGAAGTGGAATCTTCAGAGCAATATTTGGGTCCCGAAAATTCTAGCACCAACAAAGGTCTTTTTCGAACTCCTGTATCTGGAAAAGCAGGAAGAGCCCAAAAGGTTCCAAGGACAAGGAAGTCTAGCAAAGCAGGTTCACAAACTCCATTGTCAATTATTG GTTCTCCATCACTGGGAAGTAACAATCTCACCCCTGTTGGTCCATGCCGTTATGATAGCTCATTAG GTCTTTTAACAAAGAAGTTCATTAATCTTATTAAGCATGCAGAAAATGGTATTCTTGATTTGAATAGTGCTGCAGGGATGTTAGAG GTACAGAAGAGGCGTATTTATGATATAACTAATGTTCTCGAAGGCATTGATCTCATAGAAAAGAAACTCAAAAACAGAATCAAGTGGAA GGGATTAGACGGCTCGAGACCTGGAGAAGATGACGAGAGTCTTTCTGGTTTACAG AAAGAAGTAGAAAATCTAAAACTTGAAGACAGCACACTAGATGAACGGATAAG AGAAACGCAGGAGAGATTGAGGGGCCTCAGTGAAGATGAAAACAATCAGAG GTGGCTTTTTGTCACAGAAGATGACATAAAAAACTTACCTTGCTTCCAG AATCAAACTCTTATAGCCATTAAAGCTCCACATGGAACCACATTAGAAGTCCCTGATCCAGATGAG GCTGTTCATTATCCACAGGGGAGATACAGAATAGTTCTTCGAAGCACAATGGGGCGCATAGATGTTTACCTTGTCAG TCAATTCGAGGAGAATTTTGAGGTGATAAATACTGTCGAGCCCCAACCAAACATCCTTGAAACTTCAAATGTTAATGAGAATGCATCTACACAACCTCCCATTGAGGAGAACATAGGAAACAATGTCGAATTGCAGGGAATAGAAGCTCCAAGAATATGCTCAGATGCAAGTACATCACATGATTTCGTGAGTGGAATCATAAATGTCGTGCCATATATTGAC AGTATTGCTGATTATTGGCTATTGTCTGATGCGGATGTGAGCATCACCGACATGTGGAGGACAGAAC CTGAAATCGACTAG
- the LOC142528851 gene encoding putative aspartyl protease At4g16563 — protein MASCFSSTCLLILFLLNLLFSLTSSSPTSDTVSISLFNPIPFPDPFQKLTHLASTSVARAHHIKNPEDAPISTTHLFPFSGAYSISLRFGTPPQSIPLVMDTGSSFSWFPCTKRYICKNCSSSTEISSFIPKQSSSVKILGCLNPKCSWIHKSFDPDSGCKDCGSSKSNCTQICPPYLMLYGLGSTGGIAMLETLSLPQRIVPNFVVGCSLFSSNQPAGVAGFGRGVSSLPNQLGLKKFSYCLVSHKFDNTPTNSVLIMDNKYDSGKKTARFSYTPLLKNPDSSKNVALGDYYYVGLRKIIVGRKKVKIPHEFLAPDSDGNGGTIVDSGSTFTYMNPAAFKAVADSFAEQVKDYKRAKKVENSTGLRPCFDVTGHEAIKFPELKLHFKGGAEMRLPLENYFIVVKDEQKVVVCLTMVTDNTLLGPELVSGPSIILGNFLMQNFHVEFDLRNGRFGFVQQSCSG, from the coding sequence ATGGCTTCCTGTTTCTCCTCTACTTGTCTCCTCATCCTTTTTCTGCTAaatctcttgttttctttaacCTCTTCTTCTCCTACAAGTGACACGGTTTCCATTTCACTTTTTAACCCAATTCCATTTCCAGATCCATTTCAAAAGCTCACACATTTAGCTTCAACCTCTGTCGCCAGAGCCCACCACATCAAGAATCCCGAAGATGCCCCAATTTCCACCACCCATTTGTTTCCCTTTAGTGGAGCTTACTCAATCTCTCTCAGATTTGGCACCCCACCACAGTCTATACCCTTGGTTATGGACACTGGCAGCAGCTTTTCTTGGTTCCCTTGTACAAAAAGATACATTTGCAAGAATTGTTCTTCTTCGACTGAGATTTCTTCTTTCATTCCCAAACAGTCATCATCTGTTAAGATTCTTGGATGTTTAAATCCCAAATGTAGTTGGATTCACAAATCATTTGATCCCGATTCCGGTTGTAAAGATTGTGGGTCGTCGAAATCAAACTGCACCCAAATCTGCCCTCCTTATTTAATGCTCTATGGTCTAGGCTCCACAGGGGGTATAGCGATGCTCGAAACGCTGAGCCTGCCGCAGAGGATAGTGCCGAATTTCGTGGTGGGTTGCTCTCTTTTTTCATCGAATCAGCCTGCCGGAGTCGCCGGATTCGGCCGCGGAGTTTCCTCTCTGCCCAACCAATTAGGCCTCAAGAAATTCTCATACTGCCTGGTCTCGCACAAATTCGACAACACCCCGACAAACAGCGTCCTAATCATGGATAACAAATATGATTCTGGTAAAAAGACAGCAAGATTCAGCTACACACCGCTGCTGAAAAACCCTGACAGCAGCAAAAATGTTGCCTTGGGAGATTACTACTACGTCGGCCTGAGAAAAATCATAGTTGGACGGAAGAAAGTTAAGATTCCACACGAATTCTTGGCTCCTGATTCTGATGGAAATGGCGGGACTATCGTGGATTCCGGCTCGACTTTCACTTACATGAATCCGGCGGCGTTTAAAGCAGTAGCCGATTCATTTGCAGAGCAGGTTAAAGACTATAAAAGGGCTAAAAAGGTGGAGAATTCAACAGGGTTGCGGCCTTGTTTCGATGTCACGGGGCACGAAGCCATTAAATTTCCGGAACTGAAGCTCCATTTCAAGGGCGGAGCAGAAATGCGACTGCCATTGGAGAACTATTTCATTGTTGTGAAAGATGAACAGAAGGTCGTTGTTTGTCTGACTATGGTGACCGATAACACGTTACTCGGGCCGGAACTCGTGAGCGGGCCGTCGATTATTCTGGGCAATTTCTTGATGCAGAATTTTCATGTGGAGTTCGATTTGAGGAACGGAAGATTTGGATTCGTTCAACAGTCGTGCTCTGGGTAG
- the LOC142529333 gene encoding NDR1/HIN1-like protein 1, giving the protein MSAKDCGHHDDDRKAFHRRLWAALVSFIILILFLILLIWLILRPTKPHFILQDATVYAFNLTSLATLTTTLQVTLSTRNPNERIGIYYDRVDVYASYHNQQVTLPTLLPATYQGHKEITVWSPFLYGDTVPVAPYLVDSLNQDQFTGTVLINIRVDGRIRWKVGTFISGKYRLNVNCPAYINFGKKNNGISVGSAVRYQLIMDCLVDV; this is encoded by the coding sequence ATGTCGGCCAAGGACTGCGGCCACCACGACGACGACCGCAAAGCGTTCCACCGCCGCCTCTGGGCTGCCCTTGTCTCCTTCATCATCCTCATCCTCTTCCTAATACTCCTAATATGGCTCATACTTCGCCCCACGAAACCACATTTCATCCTTCAAGACGCCACTGTTTACGCCTTCAACCTGACCTCCCTCGCCACCCTGACCACCACCCTCCAAGTGACCCTCTCCACCCGAAACCCTAATGAAAGAATCGGCATTTACTATGATAGAGTCGACGTTTACGCCTCGTACCACAACCAGCAAGTAACCCTTCCGACGCTGCTTCCTGCCACGTATCAAGGCCACAAAGAAATCACCGTTTGGTCGCCGTTTCTTTATGGAGACACCGTCCCGGTGGCGCCCTACTTGGTGGATTCACTCAACCAGGATCAGTTTACAGGAACCGTGCTGATTAACATCAGAGTTGATGGAAGAATTAGATGGAAAGTTGGAACTTTTATCTCTGGGAAATATCGTCTGAATGTGAATTGTCCGGCATACATAAATTTTGGTAAGAAGAACAATGGTATTTCTGTGGGATCGGCTGTTAGGTATCAGTTGATTATGGACTGCCTTGTTGATGTTTGA
- the LOC142529848 gene encoding uncharacterized protein LOC142529848, which produces MEEIKTPEHWQGVWKRVVVVGGGVAGSLVAKSLQFHADVTLIDPKDYFEIPWASLRSMVEPSFAKRSVIYHRDYLTNGRVVVSKAINILNSQVLTADGRLIAYDYLVIATGHDDRLPQLRSERLEQYKSENEEIKASSSILIVGGGPTGVELASEIAVDFPEKRVTLVHDGSRLLEFIGPKAASKTLEWLKSKKVEVKLQQSIDLDNISVGSKNYLTSRGETIKADCVLLCTGKQPGSAWLSETMLKGSIDGFGRLKVDENLRVKGFKNMFAIGDITDIKELKQGYLGQKHALVVAKNLKLLLTAGKKESKMLVYKPNSVKVIVSLGRNDAVAQHPLTTLIGLVPGLIKSKDLYVGKTRKQLGLDPRQVDS; this is translated from the exons ATGGAGGAGATCAAGACGCCGGAACATTGGCAAGGTGTGTGGAAGCGGGTGGTGGTCGTAGGCGGCGGCGTAGCAGGTTCTCTTGTTGCTAAATCCCTTCAGTTTCACGCAGATGTCACCCTCATTGACCC GAAGGATTATTTTGAGATCCCATGGGCGAGCTTGAGGTCAATGGTGGAGCCATCTTTTGCCAAAAGATCGGTGATATATCACAGAGATTATCTAACCAATGGGCGCGTCGTTGTATCCAAAGCCATAAACATTTTGAACTCTCAAGTATTGACAGCAGACGGCCGTCTCATTGCCTATGACTACCTTGTCATAGCCACTGGACACGATGATCGCTTGCCACAATTACGATCTGAAAGACTTGAACAATACAAATCAG aaaatgaagaaataaaggctTCTAGTTCAATTCTGATCGTGGGAGGTGGCCCAACGGGAGTTGAACTAGCTTCAGAAATCGCTGTAGATTTCCCGGAGAAAAGGGTTACCTTGGTTCATGATGGATCGAGGTTGCTCGAGTTCATCGGCCCGAAAGCTGCCAGCAAGACATTAGAGTGGCTCAAGTCGAAGAAAGTTGAAGTGAAACTGCAACAATCAATCGATTTAGACAACATTTCGGTGGGAAGCAAAAATTACTTGACTTCGCGTGGAGAAACTATCAAAGCGGACTGTGTACTTCTGTGCACGGGTAAGCAGCCCGGTTCAGCCTGGCTGAGTGAGACTATGTTGAAAGGGAGTATTGATGGATTTGGACGATTGAAGGTTGATGAGAATTTGAGAGTCAAAGGGTTCAAGAATATGTTCGCCATCGGGGATATAACAGACATTAAG GAACTGAAGCAAGGTTACTTGGGACAGAAACATGCTCTAGTTGTAGCAAAAAATTTGAAACTATTGCTCACCGCGGGGAAAAAAGAAAGCAAGATGTTGGTCTACAAGCCGAACTCGGTTAAGGTTATTGTATCACTGGGAAGAAATGATGCAGTTGCACAGCATCCGTTGACAACCTTAATCGGACTTGTTCCAGGTTTGATCAAATCCAAAGATTTGTACGTGGGAAAAACAAGGAAGCAGTTGGGTCTCGACCCACGACAGGTCGATTCATGA